The Porphyromonas sp. oral taxon 275 DNA window CACCTCGAAGGGGTCCTGCCTGCTGGAGAGGCTGCGCCCATACTTGCGCAGGTCTAGCGCGTAGAAGGCATAGCCGTGCCGTGTGATGCTGTCGCCGAGGGCAGACTGGAAGAAGTAATCGTTGTACCCGTGTACGTACAGCAGGGCGCGCGGTGCCTCGAGGAGCGTGTCGCACCGTACGAGCGTCGCCGTGACGGGCCCAGAGTAGTCTCGCCCTTGGTCTATGGTGAGGCAGCTGTAGCCCTCGAGGATATCGGGCCGCCACTGAGCCTCGGCTCGGGAGACCAGCAGAAGCGGCAGCAGCAGGAGCAGTCCCAGGAGGAGCGCTCGGTGGTGGAGTCCTTTCGTCACTAGCATAGGATCATAGGAATTAGCGTACCGTGAGACGGCAGACGAGGGTCTGTGTGGGGAAGATCGCACGCAGGAGATAGACGCCTGCGGGCAGCTGTAGGGGGACCTCACGGCTGCCGCGGGCGGAGAGGAGCTTACGACCTGAGAGGTCCATGATGTCGAGCTGCGTGAGTTCGGTCGAGGCTCGCAGCTGCTTGCCATAGAGCCAAACTCGCGAGATCTCCTGCACGCTATTGGCCTGGTCGGTGGCCCTGAGACGCGTGCTCTGAGCCTGGGAGCTACGGTAGTAGAAGCCCCCGATGACATTCCCCCCTGAGATGAGATAGGTGCCGCCATTGGTCAGCTCCACCGCCCCATGCTCTGGAGCGGCGAAGATGCGTGTCGTCAGGCGAGGCGTCTGGATGCGCTTGGTCAGCGAGGGGAAGCGTGTGACGGTGTCGGCTAGCGCATTGTAGCTCGTCGTGTAGGCGGCGTACTGGTAGCCGGGGCTCTGTGCCTGCAGTCTTGGGGTAGCCAGTAGGCAGAGCCCGAGCGAGAGCAGGGCAAAGCGGCGAGACGTGCGGTGGAGGGTCTGTCGGAGCATGAGGACGGCTATTCTTGGGTGAGCAGCTGGCGCAGCTCCTCTGGGGTGATGTCTACGAGGATCTCCCCGCTATAGGCCAGAGAGATCGTGCCACGCTCCTCGCTGATGATGATGACCTTGGCATCGGTCTTCTGCGCTAGGCCGAGTGCCGAGCGGTGGCGAAGCCCCAGGTCCTTATTGAGGTCAGGGTTGCTCGCTACGGGCAGGATGCAGCCCGCGGCACAGATCTTCCCCCCGGCGATGATCATCGCCCCGTCATGCATGGGGCTATTCTTGAAGAAGATGTTCTCGATGAGTCGGGCATTGACGCTGGCTGTGAAGCGCTCCCCCGCGTGCTGATAGGACGAGAGGTCCATAGAGCCCTGCACGGCGATGAGTGCCCCCGTCTTCTTACGCGCCATATTCATACACGCCAGGACAATAGGAGCGATGTACTCGGCCTCAGACTGCTCCTCCTGCCCTACACGCAGCAGGCGCCGTAGGCGACGCCAGCGCTGGGCCGAGCCTATGGTAACGAGGATCTTGCGTATCTCCTCTTGGAAGATGATCACCAGGAGCAGCACCCCGATGTTGGCAAACTTGTCGAGGAGCGCCCCCATGAGGCGCATCTGGAGCACCTGGGAGATCAGCAGCCAAAGGACGACAAAGGCGATGATCCCCGAGAAGAGCGAGCGGGAGCCTGAGTAGCGCAGGGTCACATAGGCGTAGTAGAGGCAGGTCGCCAACATGAGGATATCGATGATATCCTTGATCGAGATCTGTAGCCAGGCAAGCATATAGTCAGTCGAGATGAGCTAGTAGGATGAAGGGAGCACGCTAGCGAGGCTCAGCCTCGTCGTGGGGCGTCAGAGAGTCACGCCGCTCGTAGTAGTGTAGCGCCTCGTCAGCGCGCTTGTAGGGCTGGAGCTGCTGCCACAGACGCACGGCCTCGACAGCCGCCGCCACATCGTGGACACGCAGGATGGAGGCGCCTCGCTCTAGGGCAAGGGTATTGAGGACGGTGGTACCGTTGAGCGCCTCCTCAGGGGAGATGCCGAGGCTACGATAGATCATACTCTTGCGCGAGACGCCTACCAGCAGGGGCTGAGGCAGGAGGCGATGCAGCTCCCCAAGGCGCTCCAGGAGCTCGAAGTTCTGCTCCAGCGTCTTGCTGAAGCCGAAGCCTGGGTCTAGGATCAGGT harbors:
- a CDS encoding diadenylate cyclase is translated as MLAWLQISIKDIIDILMLATCLYYAYVTLRYSGSRSLFSGIIAFVVLWLLISQVLQMRLMGALLDKFANIGVLLLVIIFQEEIRKILVTIGSAQRWRRLRRLLRVGQEEQSEAEYIAPIVLACMNMARKKTGALIAVQGSMDLSSYQHAGERFTASVNARLIENIFFKNSPMHDGAMIIAGGKICAAGCILPVASNPDLNKDLGLRHRSALGLAQKTDAKVIIISEERGTISLAYSGEILVDITPEELRQLLTQE